From one Babesia bovis T2Bo chromosome 3, whole genome shotgun sequence genomic stretch:
- a CDS encoding SmORF protein (Small Open Reading Frame (SmORF)) — protein sequence MVAFNMLWKLSVVVAFGLSTTVTSTDVAQEQLTQDTLDGGFFCENGDIATESQEVVEGDNTDVEEQIETPEQPMYSVDSHLLPETESVSSLREELPSDMDKEVLKDCEEPLEPAGQRRIKKIFSLYTLDWYLLSEQVSRTALRRSLPSYLADKVPEDCNEPIDPEVEERIRKYLPLYTVEWYLYRLPGNRAALRSSLPKDLAAKVPFNYRRSVDPAVEELIRKYFSLCAVDWYLLPLPENRASLRYTLPKYLAAMVPEDCDTLIEPKLEKRIRKFFSLSEKEQQKIRLSKCNGSN from the coding sequence ATGGTAGCCttcaacatgttatggaagctcTCTGTAGTTGTGGCATTCGGGCTGTCTACCACTGTCACCTCTACTGATGTAGCCCAGGAGCAACTTACGCAGGATACACTGGACGGCGGATTCTTTTGTGAGAATGGCGACATTGCCACTGAATCTCAAGAAGTAGTGGAAGGAGACAATACTGACGTAGAAGAACAGATAGAGACACCCGAGCAACCCATGTATTCCGTTGATTCGCACCTGCTACCCGAGACGGAAAGCGTGTCAAGTCTTCGTGAGGAGTTGCCCTCTGATATGGACAAAGAAGTTCTAAAGGACTGTGAGGAGCCACTAGAACCCGCGGGTCAAAGACGTATTAAGAAGATTTTCTCATTGTATACCCTTGATTGGTATTTGTTATCCGAGCAGGTAAGCAGAACTGCCTTACGTCGTTCGTTACCAAGCTATTTGGCTGACAAGGTCCCAGAAgactgtaatgaaccaatagaTCCTGAGGTGGAAGAACGTATTAGGAAGTATTTGCCATTGTATAccgttgaatggtatctcTATCGCTTGCCGGGTAACAGAGCTGCGTTACGATCTTCGTTACCAAAGGATTTGGCCGCAAAGGTTCCATTCAACTACCGCAGGTCAGTAGACCCCGCAGTGGAAGAACTTATTAGGAAATATTTCTCTCTGTGTGCTGTTGactggtatctgttacctTTGCCGGAAAATAGGGCTTCTCTACGTTATACGTTACCAAAGTATTTGGCCGCGATGGTTCCAGAAGACTGCGACACGCTAATAGAGCCCAAATTGGAAAAGCGCATTAGAAAGTTTTTCTCTTTGAGTGAGAAAGAGCAGCAGAAAATCCGTCTATCTAAATGTAATGGTTCAAATTAA
- a CDS encoding variant erythrocyte surface antigen-1 alpha subunit, with product MAASITFTPKASLTDAPTNLKEAIDWVLRVTGKDGKELNKETECICGLAAAVTDLLQSVQLEYHVPLLVYSTSWCPIGYQGDVKDSATTNKGATKDEVTNHLNGLFSLVQGLGGAAVVRTYIDQLAQVLSALVGWSKIEKCWGSGSSDKCKGTNGKGNQHGKNECEYLKDIEAKNKCDKCECMKWDVAKADDEKNGHHLGRGCKKCASDEEAKKACECGTGGCSAGEECKCAKEGKCCKCCCTSCDGCKENAKCSCIENGKNSLRIREHKDSYRSAYEVELVYEWNIGKEYLVWPKWSDRKTSKKRAVAARNLLGSVCLIWSGITYMYWTGKYHKSSPRWNNHILNGSGLDDGTLSQWLQALGFPKDMLNNHGPQNRLDKVIWDGIMDKLYLGFPDTGKWSAERVHGNDTDANTFRQPAGMNYAGYIHTVDRGAFCKDGTVFKNGSSSTSEENTNKCGALFKLYILSCAYFTGLQNKAPPKAENKTPKTIREILYWLSALPYSQAYKQILEHSKEVLKKVAPMVGEKKQLSFHQTGRSAPITVHEYNLFAHFQAVTQYCPLVLIGIQGGLGKGTGSTKEPAIHALYANTECNFTYPTVSIQAYNQVVHYIRALFYQLYFLRKQCAVKVTCGGKWRECRYGKDVVSKGVISWMCLGCDPMDHDRNYRVQKVKGELDGVKDKSDGVAEKLKDVLVAIGNVVVQLGNAQEALEGKKTEGIKGVQGKLQAAKEGLVEAKNMLNGDGLDGEKLKVAKEALEKLTNSGGSGALDTLVGGGGAGSLAATTSGEEWRKEYSSAKDKISDAIHKVREVLLALEKELPGINGKLNGHQDTLLTAIKKIVDVIGDPNCPSCKDHKDKCGQEGVKRMCDKCHQQYMDGFPSPLQAFLEDRLPGFSCSEVPEGEDPEYPPAASHLGHCGGSGQCCPLPMGFRNQFYSGSTSDCTGQRLYGILYFFSNENMMQSCVYTLVRVTAALSATTPQVLGDVFGFFRGGVGNPVKGKNKQERNVPCGHTGDPSQKGETDYYCGWCASGLREEVRKIEWIPKGNEMDGGKYRTSVGEALIKIKGDKAGVTTGYSSNGTSPSALSALTKDSEYVSPLTGELYTAVSATFGGTYLSWVLYLSDALEGGLRSLSDAFQQIECRGCKGQCDPNKCRKGEHGSNGGGQCGCQSVVSCTGVLPVLYRHGFSYGNPFNLEGYYQKDGSKEGDYSIENTKTTKHCHEFLESLSKVLDDKQATSQDHPLTNLLSQVGKLQYDIRLPWIFVLTMAWLVAVLYLAFGAIWPLDWTHMRSHWLRGGEHHWQCMWYKVMTGRKGMELVEYFGRK from the exons atggccgCCTCAATcactttcacgccgaaggcgtcacTAACAGacgctcccaccaacctgaaggaggccattgactgggtcctgagggtgactggtaaggatggtaaagAACTGAACAAGGAAACAG aatgcatatgtggcctggcggcggcagtgactgacctactgcagtcagtacaactggagtaccatg taccactactggtatacagtacctcatggtgtcctataggctatcaaggtgatgtCAAAGACAGTGCTACCACCAACAAAGGCGCCACTAAAGACGAAGTCACTAACCACCTCAATGGACTCTTCTCactagtccagggactaggtggtgCCGCTGTGGTacggacctacatagaccagctggcacaggtactcagtgcactcgttgggtggagtaagatagagaaGTGTTGGGGCAGTGGTAGCAGTGACAAGTGCAAGGGGACTAATGGCAAAGGGAATCAACATGGCAAAAATGAGTGCGAGTATCTCAAGGATATAGAGGCGAAGAACAAGTGTGACAAATGTGAATGCATGAAATGGGACGTGGCCAAGGCGGATGATGAAAAGAATGGACACCACCTGGGCAGGGGGTGCAAGAAATGTGCCTCTGATGAGGAGGCGAAGAAGGCGTGTGAGTGTGGTACTGGTGGCTGTAGTGCTGGCGAGGAGTGTAAATGCGCTAAAgaaggcaaatgctgcaagtgttgttgtacgaGTTGTGATGGGTGTAAGGAAAACGCAAAGTGTAGCTGTATCGAAAATGGGAAGAATAGTCTTAGAATTCGTGAACACAAAGACAGCTATAGGTCAGCATACGAGGTAGAACTAGTTTACGAATGGAATATTGGTAAAGAATACCTAGTATGGCCAAAATGGTCCGATAGAAAAACTAGTAAAAAGCGAGCGGTGGCTGCACGTAACTTACTaggctcagtatgtctcatctggagtggcattacatatatgtattggacaggcAAGTACCATAAAAGTAGCCCAcggtggaacaaccacattTTAAACGgcagtggtctagatgatggtacactaTCCCAGTGgttacaggccctagggtttcctaaggatatgttgaataaccATGGGCCACAGAATAGACTTGACaaggtcatatgggatgggaTTATGgataagttatatttgggattcccggaTACTGGTAAGTGGAGTGCCGAAAGAGTCCATGGCAATGACACTGATGCtaatacattcagacaaccagctggtatgaactatgctggatatatacataccgtagacAGGGGTGCATTTTGCAAGGATGGTACTGTCTTCAAGAATGGCAGCTCTAGTACTAGTGAAGAAAACACCAACAAATGTGGTGCcctcttcaagctctatattctatcatgtgcctactttacCGGGTTACAGAACAAAGCTCCGCCGAAGGCGGAAAATAAAACTCCCAAGACCATTcgggagatcctatactggcttagtgcattgccctatagtcaggcatatAAACAGATACTGGAGCATTCCAAGGaagtattgaagaaggtagcaCCAATGGTTGGCGAGAAAAAACAGCTTTCCTTTCACCAAACAGGCCGTTCAGCTCCAATTACCGTccatgaatacaacctgtttgcccacttccaagcagtgacccagtattgcccactggtactcataggtatccagggtggactAGGAAAAGGCACTGGCAGCACTAAGGAACCTGCCATCCACGCCTTGTATGCTAACACTGAGTGCaacttcacctatcccactgtgtccatccaagcatacaaccaggtggttcactacattagggctctgttctaccagctctatttccttaggaagcagtgtgcaGTTAAGGTCACTTGCggaggcaaatggcgtgaatgtaggtatggcaAGGATGTGGTgtccaagggggtaatcagttggatgtgcctggggtgtgaccccatggacCATGATAGGAATTATAGGGTACAGAAGGTGAAGGGGGAGTTGGATGGGGTAAAGGATAAGTCAGACGGTGTAGCAGAAAAGTTAAAGGACGTACTAGTGGCTATAGGGaatgtagtggtacaattgggtaatgcccaggaggcattggaagggaagaagaCAGAGGGGATTAAGGGAGTACAAGGGAAACTACAGGCGGCTAAGGAGGGACTAGTGGAGGCTAAGAATATGTTGAATGGGGATGGGCTGGATGGTGAGAAACTAAAGGTGGCTAAGGAGGCACTAGAGAAGCTGACGaatagtggtggtagtggagcACTAGATACACTAGTgggtggtggtggtgctgGGTCACTAGCGGCGACTACGAGCGGTGAAGAGTGGAGGAAGGAATACAGTAGTGCCAAGGACAAGATAAGCGATGCTATCCATAAAGTACGGGAGGTGCTGTTAGCACTGGAGAAGGAACTGCCAGGAATAAACGGCAAGCTCAATGGCCACCAGGATACACTGTTAACGGCTATCAAAAAAATTGTTGACGTCATAGGTGATCCCAACTGCCCATCATGTAAAGATCACAAAGATAAGTGTGGCCAAGAGGGAGTGAAAAGGATGTGTGACAAATGtcaccaacaatacatggacggctttccctcccccctccaggcattcctggaGGATAGGTTGccaggttttagttgtagTGAAGTACCAGAAGGTGAAGACCCAGAGTACCCACCggctgcatcccacttagGACACTGTGGTGGTTCCGGCCAATGCTGCCCcttgccaatgggtttcaggaatcaattctatagtggcagCACCAGCGATTGTACcggccaacgcctttatggcatcctgtacttcttcagtaatgagaacatgatgcagtcgtgtgtttatacactagtgagagttacagcagcactcagtgccacgacaccacaggtactgggtgatgtattcgggttctttaggggtggtgtaggaaatCCAGTGAAGGGAAAGAACAAACAGGAAAGGAATGTGCCGTGTGGGCATACAGGCGATCCGTCTCAGAAAGGAGAAACTGATTACTattgcggctggtgtgcctctgggttgCGGGAAGAAGTAAgaaagatagagtggatacccAAGGGGAATGAAATGGATGGAGGGAAATACAGAACAAGTGTAGGAGAAGCACTGATTAAGATTAAGGGCGACAAAGCCGGTGTTACCACTGGATATTCCAGTAATGGAACCTCTCCATCCGCCCTCTCCGCACTGACCAAGGACTCAGAATACgtctcccccctaaccggtgaactgtacaccgcagtgagtgccactttcggcggcacatacctctcatgggtactgtatctatcagatgcacttgaaggTGGATTACGTTCACTGTCTGACgcattccaacagattgaatgccggggctgcAAAGGacaatgtgaccccaataagtgcaggAAGGGAGAACACGGTAGCAATGGCGGtggacagtgtggatgccaGTCGGttgtatcatgtaccggggtactaccagtgttgtatagacatggcttcagttacggtaacccattcaatctggaggggtatTATCAGAAGGATGGAAGCAAAGAGGGGGATTATAGCATAGAGAACACGAAGACTACTAAGCACtgtcacgagttcctagAAAGTCTAAGCAAAGTACTAGATGATAAGCAGGCCACCTCTCAGGACCACCCCCTaaccaatctcctctcccaggtcggcaagctccaatacgacatacggctcccctggatctttgtgctCACGATGGCCTGGCTCgtggcggtactctacctagcatttggagccatatggccactggactggacacatatgaggtcgcattggttacggggtggagagcaccactggcaatgtatgtggtataaggtgatgacgggacgcaaaggaatggaactcgtggagtattttggtagaaaatag
- a CDS encoding variant erythrocyte surface antigen-1 beta subunit, with translation MAAAAAGNGWTPYNSLTQAPTNLKEAIDWVLRVTGKDGKKNEAAKPPQFACLCFLAKAVKDLLYDAKDPGSPGPSTHRNWDDLLLEQEKTLVLPVLKDLGLLSGSTGAARDTCAGGTEVIGTLIDQLAQGLQKWVGWQETDDDCCLKGTNGIGKKCTCPGTRGGTNCCNSASAATTCHECSTCGTSANGDTANKCYLSAYCKKNSTSSGGSPTEGDYYWPTISSDSTKVHLLARIFLGSVCLIWSGLSQLGFLTGGSGSNNRWKDSKLNEIKEGDTSGLGSFMAAMGYDLDRLNGSGSLPGTGKKGAEVAGMLSKAFSYLGNGTSAGSVAEYYSSIYSTASAAKGSAKSTESICKQYPLLVLHILASGYFRAGSAGAKGITSPKAQQKTDDDASKKPRHPRTIREILYWLSALPYSKGYKALVERMQQKYPKEEGNPKEFAKDIKLYDTSAGVSTTLKRDCITHYLMAACGYCPLVLIGIQGTIATSGTDSDTSAPVGKTENKRCEKHKEKPHERCKLDDKKTTDTAPKAAGSTGQQLQLGQVCYGGYHLAVKDFGPLHGMYANGLFGFDMGGSAAQCLDQLRIYVYHCFYQLYFLRKQCKEGVVVEDKVLGWQSCRYGSGLVGAGKENWICQKSSTSNGKCNCHSSTKSPLMLFLCDSVEHMHCGLTKGKGVNDYPEIDDHIEAKDTIQPPHFGKPPMHCPVPMGWQAESTGSSTSGGQNRENHFKDLNNGTHKTAELQPPASVGSPGTYPAHCTGNTLSLLLEYYCDPVQCPSGTLVVLLRLMACITPTVPRTLGDLFGFYYYIVYIGGKSGGGGGYGDKSTVSGALGIYEKESRLYMLSVGGGNEVVEALGKYGGDCKTGKQGTLNCLIGCTNGGNSNHCTPFLSPLSGQQYGQLSPLMAGTYLSWLVYLIEGFEGGLQSLVQEYKNIQCKEDCTKVGQGAAGGCGGNGECRQGTHGNPCGTGGANQGVCGCTSVVSCTGVLPVLYKYGFGYGNVTELHKTQVGNAQKKCHEFLSTLEGVKDSGEFTKLTNSINQLIYTTRLPWIFVLTVAWLMAVLYLAFGAIWPLDWTHMRSHCRGLFRKGSLSPWEVLMVGKKKGRGILEFFGKT, from the exons ATGGCAGCAGCAGCAGCGGGTAATGGCTGGACCCCTTACAACAGCCTCACCCAGGCAcctaccaacctgaaggaggccattgactgggtcctcagggtaactggtaaggatggtaagaagaatgaGGCGGCGAAGCCGCCGCAATTCGCCTGCCTCTGCTTCttggccaaggcagtgaaggacctactgtacGATGCCAAGGACCCGGGGTCCCCTGGTCCCAGCACTCACAGGAACTGGGATGACCTGCTCCTAGAGCAGGAGAAGACATTAGTGCTACCAGTGCTCAAGGACCTGGGACTCCTAAGTGGCAGCACTGGTGCTGCCAGGGATACCTGCGCCggtggcaccgaggtcatagggacactgatagaccagttggcccaaggactacagaagtgggttgggtggcaggaaaCAGATGATGAttgttgtcttaagggaaCAAATGGGATAGGGAAGAAGTGTACATGTCCTGGTACTCGTGGTGGTACCAACTGTTGTAACAGTGCTAGTGCTGCTACTACTTGTCATGAGTGTAGCAcgtgtggtaccagtgccAATGGTGACACTGCCAACAAATGCTACCTCTCGGCCTACTGCAAAAAGAATAGTACCTCCAGTGGTGGCAGTCCCACTGAAGGAGACTACTACTGGCCCACCATATCCAGTGACTCCactaaggtccacctcctggcccgtattttcctagggtcagtatgtctcatctggagtggactcagtcagttggggttcctaacggGTGGGAGTGGCAGTAATAATAGGTGGAAGGATAGTAAGCTAAATGAGATCAAGGAGGGTGACACGTctggtctcggctcattcatggcggccatgggctatgacctggataggttGAATGGGAGTGGTAGTCTTCCAG gTACTGGGAAGAAGGGAGCAGAGGTAGCCGGAATGTTATCGAAGGCATTTTCGTATCTCGGTAATGGCACTTCTGCTG gtagtgtagctgagtactataGCAGTATCTATAGTACAGCTAGTGCTGCCAAAGGCAGCGCTAAGAGTACTGAATCCATCTGTAAGCagtaccccctattggtactacacatcctggccagtgggtacttcagggcaggcaGTGCCGGGGCTAAGGGTATCACGTCGCCGAAGGCGCAACAGAAGACGGATGATGATGCCTCTAAGAAACCCCGTCACCCACGAACCATCCGGgagatcctctactggctaagtgcattgccctatagtaaGGGATACAAGGCGCTGGTAGAGAGGATGCAACAAAAGTATCCTAAGGAGGAGGGCAATCCGAAGGAATTCGCTAAGGATATCAAATTGTACGATACCAGTGCTGGTGTCAGTACCACCCTCAAGAGGGACTgtattacccactacctaatggccgcctgtggctactgcccactggtactcatcggtatccaggggaccatagctACCAGTGGCACTGACAGTGACACTAGTGCACCAG taggtaaGACGGAGAACAAGAGGTGTGAAAAGCATAAGGAAAAACCTCATGAGAGGTGTAAGCTTGACGATAAGAAGACTACAGATACAGCTCCCAAGGCAGCAGGTTCCACCGGACAACAACTCCAGCTCGGCCAagtctgctacggcgggtaccacctggcaGTAAAGGATTTCG GCCCCCTCCACGGgatgtacgccaatgggctctttggctttgACATGGGCGGCTCTgccgcccagtgcctggaccaactgaggatatatgtctaccactgcttctaccagctctatttcctaaggaagcaaTGCAAAGAGGGGGTGGTGGTGGAAGATAAGGTTTTGGGCTGGcagagttgtaggtatggtagtggacTTGTTGGCGCCGGGAAAGAGAACTGGATTTGTCAAAAATCAA GTACCAGTAATGGGAAGTGTAATTGTCATAGTAGCACTAAATCGCCACTCATGTTATTCCTTTGTGATTCAGTTGAACATATGCATTGTGGATTGACAAAGGGCAAGGGTGTGAATGATTATCCCGAAATTGATGACCACATTGAAGCCAAGGATACTATTCAACCTCCACACTTTGGCAAACCACCCATGCACTGTCCAGTTCCGATGGGATGGCAAGCAGAGAGTACTGGTAGTAGCACTAGCGGTGGCCAAAACAGGGAgaaccacttcaaag ATTTAAACAATGGCACGCACAAGACAGCGGAACTACAGCCACCTGCGtcag TAGGTAGTCCTGGCACATATcctgcccactgcactgggaatacactgtcactgcttctggagtactactgtgacccagTACAGTGCCCGagtggcaccctagtggtcCTACTGAGACTAATGGCCTGTATCactcccacggtgccacggactctgggtgacctctttgggttctattactatatagtctatattgGGGGAAagagtggtggtggtggtggatATGGAGATAAAAGTACTGTTTCCGGGGCCTTAGGGATATACGAAAAGGAATCTAGACTGTACATGCTTTCTGTTGGTGGTGGTAATGAAGTGGTCGAGGCACTCGGGAAATACGGTGGAGATTGCAAGACAGGCAAACAAGGAACCCTTAACTGCCTGATAGGATGCACTAACGGTGGCAATTCCAACCATTGCACTCCATTCTTATCCCCTCtcagtggccagcagtatggccagttgagtcccttgatggccgggacctacctgtcatggttggtctatttgatagaggGGTTCGAGGGAGGATTGCAAAGCCTGGTACAGGAGTATAAGAATATACAGTGTAAGGAAGATTGCACTAAGG taggtcaGGGAGCTGCTGGTGGATGTGGTGGCAACGGAGAGTGCCGACAGGGAACCCATGGTAATCCATGTGGCACTGGTGGTGCTAACCAGGGAGTCTGTGGCTGCAcctctgtcgtatcatgtaccggggtactaccggtgttgtacaagtatggctttgggtatggcAATGTAACGGAGCTGCACAAGACACAAG taGGTAATGCGCAGAAGAAgtgtcacgagttcctaaGCACTCTAGAGGGTGTCAAGGATAGCGGTGAATTCACGAAGCTCACCAACTCCATtaaccagctcatctacaccactaggctgccctggatctttgtcctcacaGTAGCATGGCTCATGGCTGTGCTCTACCTcgcctttggtgccatatggccactggactggacacatatgaggtcgcattgtagaggattgttcaggaagggcagtctgagtccatgggaggtactgatggtgggcaagaagaagggaaggggtATACtggagttttttggtaagacatag